The Chloroflexota bacterium sequence TGGCGGCCGTGCCAAAGCAGATGTTGGCTGTCACCTCTTCTCGGATCCAGTCCCAAATGGCTTCGTCGGGGTTGAAGTCCGGGCTGTAGCCAGGAAGAGCAACCAGGCGCAAGTGCAACTGCGGCATCGTGAGATACTTTCTGATCTCAGGACCATGATGAGCCGGACCATTGTCCCATATCACAATCAGTGGCTGTGGGTATTTGGCACGCAACTGCTGCAGAAAAGCCACCGAAGTGGCAGCGTTGGTGTTGCCCAGGACTGGCATGGCCTCCACCTCTCCCGTTTCTATGCAGACTGCCGAGTAGTAAGTGGCCTTCTCGCCAAAGCGAGGACTGCTCGTGTCCACCAACGCCGCTTGCCCGCGCAGCACCCATTTGGCTCGTACTTCCACATCCGCCCGAAAGTGCGCCTCATCAGCGAAGAAGATCTTGGCTCCACTCTGTTGGGCCTCGTCACGCAGAGCCACATAGGCGGCCACGAACGCTTCGCGCTTCTCAGTGTTGGCCTTGAGCAGCCGTTTCTTGGGCCGCTTCAGGACAAAGCCGAGCCGGTGCAGGTAGTTACAACAACTGCTACGGCTAAGCACTCGGCCAAAGCGCTCTTGCACGAACTGCCTCACCACTTTCCAATTCCAGTTTGCCAACTCGATGCCTACCGCAGCAGGTGGAGCTTGGATAGCAGCCTTCAGTTGCGCTTGTTGAGCCGAGTCGAGGGCGGGGGGGTACCACCACTCTGCTCGAAAGCCAACCCTGCCGGTCCTTTCTGGCGGAACTCCTCTTGCCAACCGCCAATGGTATGGGCATCTCGCTCCAGTGCTTCAGCTACTTGCGCGGGTGACCAACCCTGTGTCAACATCCAGATGGCATGC is a genomic window containing:
- a CDS encoding IS630 family transposase, which translates into the protein MARGVPPERTGRVGFRAEWWYPPALDSAQQAQLKAAIQAPPAAVGIELANWNWKVVRQFVQERFGRVLSRSSCCNYLHRLGFVLKRPKKRLLKANTEKREAFVAAYVALRDEAQQSGAKIFFADEAHFRADVEVRAKWVLRGQAALVDTSSPRFGEKATYYSAVCIETGEVEAMPVLGNTNAATSVAFLQQLRAKYPQPLIVIWDNGPAHHGPEIRKYLTMPQLHLRLVALPGYSPDFNPDEAIWDWIREEVTANICFGTAAKVREKVDAFFTQLPKRATEAQRRCRRELQAQADALVEAANQLFAPIKHVDFTLVSV
- a CDS encoding helix-turn-helix domain-containing protein, which encodes MNEMLVTLGRWQLDVKAVRERMYRAPTPRERERWHAIWMLTQGWSPAQVAEALERDAHTIGGWQEEFRQKGPAGLAFEQSGGTPPPSTRLNKRN